CACAGCTTGGGGTGGAACTGACGCTGGACTATGGCGGCTGGACAGCCTGCCGGGTCATGGCGGACCGCAATGATGCAGAACTGCTGTGCCTGCATCTGCTCTCGAATGCCTTGCGGGCCTGCAGTGCGGGCGGCAAAGTGCGGCTGATGCTGCGCCGCAGCGAAAGCTTCTGGCAGCTGACGGTGATGGATAATGGCTGCGGCCTGCCGGAAGCAGGCGAGGATACATGGCTGGAGAACCGGCGCTGCTTTCTGGGCGGCGCAAAGCTGGGCCTGCTGCTCTGCCGCGAGTGCTGCCGCCGCATGGGCTGGGGCCTGCGGGTGGAGCGCGCACCGGAAAAGGGCACACAGGCAGTGGTGACCATTCCGCTGTGCACCGACCGCATAATGGAGCCGACGGTAGAGCTGCATACGGGCGGCGATACGGCACAGGCACAGCAGCATCAGTACCAGCTGCGCAATATGCTGGTGCGGGAGCTGCGTACCATGCCGGAGCGCGGCGACCCGGACGAGCTGTGATGCATGCTGCATGATTGCATTATAATAATGAATAAGGACTGCTGCGGGGGAGATACTCCTGTGCGGCAGTCCTTTTTTGTTGGCAAAGGTTAAAAAACTTTGCCGAGACACCGGTGCAGCCGCATAAAAAGCGACAAGTTCACAAAATGTTTAACTTTTTGAGCGGAAAATACTATTTTTTCTGTGTAAAATAAGGGACGCTGATTGATTGTGCCGCAAAATTGGATTATAATACATTTGTATGCGAATTGACAAAATGATTCGTTAACAAACTAATTTTTGGCAAAGAAATTGATTTTGCCGTCCACCGGGGGCTTTGCCTCCGGCATTTGTCCTTAGGAGGAAAAACAACGTGAGAGTAGGTCTTGACATCGGCAGTACCACCATCAAGTGTGTGGTGCTGGATGAACATGATGCGCTGCTGTATTCTACATACGAACGGCATTACAGCCATATTCTGGAAAAGGCGCAGGAGCTGCTGCGCCGCATCGATGCCGAGCAGCTGCACGGTCAGAAGGCGTTGCTGAGCATTTCCGGTTCGGCGGGCATGGGTCTGGCCGACAGCTGCGGCGTGCCCTTTGTGCAGGAGGTGTTCTCCACCCGCGTAGCGGTCAAGCGCTTTGTGCCTGCCACCGACTGCGTGATCGAGCTGGGCGGTGAGGATGCCAAGATCCTGTTTCTGACCAACGGTACCGAGGTGCGCATGAACGGCAGCTGTGCCGGCGGCACCGGTGCCTTTATCGACCAGATGGCCACCCTGCTGAAAATGGGTGCCGACGAGATGAACAAGGCAGCAGAGAACGCACAGCGCACCTACACCATTGCGTCCCGTTGCGGCGTGTTTGCCAAGAGCGACGTGCAGCCCCTGATCAATCAGGGTGCCCGCACCGAGGACATTGCTGCCAGCATTTATAAGGCTGTGGTCAACCAGACCATTGCAGGCCTTGCACAGGGCCGTCCCATCAAGGGCAATATCCTGTATCTGGGCGGCCCGCTCACCTTCAGCAGCGTGCTGCGCAAGAGCTTTGACGAAGCGCTGAACGTGACCGGCATCTGCCCGGAGAACAGCCTGCTGTATGTGGCACTGGGCGCTGCCCTCTATGCCGACAAGGCTTTCGTTCTGTCCGAGGTGGCCGATGCGCTGGATCAGTATGCTGCCACTGCCACCTACGCCAGCGAGCCACCGCTGTTCGCCAGCAAGGAGGAGTATGAGGCGTTCCACGCCCGCCACATGTCCCACAGTGTGCCGCGTGTGCCGTTCAGCGCGCAGTGCGGGCCGGTGCATATCGGCATCGACTCCGGCTCCACCACCGTCAAGCTGGTGGTGGTGGACGAGAAGAGCCAGATCCTTTACACCAACTATCAACCGAACCTCGGCAACCCGCTGCCCCTCATCCGGGAGCAGCTGCTCAAAATTTACAAGGAGCACCCGGGCCTGCAGGTGGCCAGCGTGACCACCACCGGCTACGGCGAAGAGCTGGTGAAGAACGCATTCCGCTGCGATTACGGTCTGGTGGAAACGGTGGCGCACTTTACCGCTGCAAAATACTTTATGCCGGATGTGGATTTCATCATCGACATCGGCGGTCAGGACATGAAGTGCTTCAAGATCGAAGATGGTGCCATCAGCAACATCTTCCTGAACGAAGCCTGCTCCTCCGGCTGTGGCAGCTTTTTGCAGACCTTTGCACAGGCACTGGGCTATGACGTGAAGAAATTTGCAAGCCTTGGCCTGTTCGCAGACCGTCCGGTGGATCTGGGCAGCCGCTGCACCGTGTTCATGAACAGCTCGGTCAAGCAGGCCCAGAAGGACGGTGCCAGCATCGAGAACATCTCGGCAGGCCTGTCCATCAGCGTGGTCAAGAACGCACTGTACAAGGTCATCCGCGCTTCCAGCCCGGAAGAGCTGGGCCGCAAGATCGTGGTGCAGGGCGGTACCTTTTATAATGAAGCCGTGCTGCGCGCCTTTGAAAAGGAGATGGGCGTGGAGGTCATCCGCCCGGACATTGCCGGCTTGATGGGCGCTTACGGTGCGGCTCTGTTCGGCCTGCGCCAGAGCCAGAAGGCCCACAAGACTGCTTCTGCCATGATGAACGAGCAGGAGCTGGAAGCCTTTGCGCAGAAGGTGGTCAGCGTCAAGTGCGGCGGCTGCGGCAACCACTGCCAGCTCACCGTCAACACCTTTGCGGATGGCCGCAAGTACATCTCCGGCAACCGCTGCGACAAGCCCGTGACCGGCAAGAGTGCCGACGACAGCCTGAACCTCTACGCCTACAAGCAGCAGCTGCTGGCCGAGTATAAGCCGGTGGCCGGCAAGCGCGGCTCCATCGGCATCCCGCTGTGTCTGGGCTTCTACGAGCTGCTGCCCTTCTGGTGGGCCTTCTGGACAAAGCTTGGCTTTGCCGTGCACACCAGCCCGGTGTCCAGCCGCGGCCTGTACCTCGCCGGTCAGGCTACTATCCCCAGCGATACCGCCTGCTTCCCGGCAAAGCTGAGCCACGGCCACATCAAGGCCCTGAGCCAGATGCAGCTGGACGCTATTTTCTACCCCTGCCTGACCTACAATGTGGACGAGGGCCTGGGCGACAACCATTATAACTGCCCGGTGGTGGCCTACTACCCCGAGGTTCTGGCAGGCAACTGCCCGGAGCTGGAGGGCACCAAGTTCATCTATGACTATGTGGGCATCCACCGCCCTAAGGACTTTGTGCACAAGATGGCAAAGAACATCCTGCCCAAGTACTTCGGCGGCATCTCTGAAAAAGAGGTGCAGGCCGCAGCAGATGCCGCCTATGCGGAATACGAGTCCCACATGGCAAAGATCCGCGTGAAGGGCAGCGAGATCATCGATGAAGCCCGCCGTCAGGGCAAGCGCATCATCGTGCTGGCAGGCCGCCCCTACCATGTGGACCCCGAGGTGAACCACGGCATCGACCGCCTCATCACCCGCCACGGTGCTGCCGTTGTTACCGAGGACAGCATTTCCAACCGGGTGCAGAAGTTCCCTACCAGCGTACTGAACCAGTGGACCTACCACAGCCGCCTGTATGCCGCCGCCAAGTACTGCACCACCCAGAAAGATATGGATCTGGTGCAGCTGGTGTCCTTCGGCTGCGGCGTGGATGCCATCACCACCGACGAGACCCGCGAAATTCTGCAGGAGGGCGGCAAGCTCTACACCCAGCTCAAGATCGACGAGATCACCAATCTGGGTGCCGTGAATATCCGTCTGCGCAGCCTGTTTGCCGCTCTGGATGAGCGGGACGAGGTGGCCGCAGAAAAGGCAGAATAAAATAGAGATAGAGCAAAAAGCTTTTTAAGAAAGCAACATAGGAGGAACCTATGGAATACAATTATCCCAAATTTACTCCGGAGATGAAGAAGACCCACACCATCCTCATCCCCAACATGGCCATTACCCAGTTCCGCCTGCTGGAGTACGCTCTGCGTTACGACGGCTACAAGTGCGAAATTCTGGGCAACTGCGGCAGTGCCGTGGCACAGCTGGGCCTGAAATACGTCCACAACGACACCTGCTACCCGGCTCTGCTGGTCATCGGTCAGTTTCTGGACGCGCTGAACAGCGGCAAGTACGATCTGGAGCATACTGCGCTGCTCATCACCCAGACCGGCGGTGGCTGCCGTGCTTCCAACTACATTCATCTGCTGCGCAAGGCACTGGTCAAGGCGGGCTATCCGCAGATCCCGGTGGCCAGCCTGAACTTCTCGGGTCTGGAAAAGGACAGCGGCTTCCAGATGACCCTGCCGCTGGCCCGCCGTGCGCTGGCCTGCATCTTCTACGGCGATATGCTGTGCGCTTTGCGCAATCAGGTGGCACCTTACGAGAACGAGAAGGGGGCTGCCGATAAGATGGTAGACCTGTGGGTGGAACGCTTGGGCCGCGTGCTGCTGGCAGGCAAGGGCTACACCTCCAAGGAGATGAAGCACACCTTCCCCCTCATCGCAAAGGACTTTGCTGCCATCCCCGTTACCCGGGTGCCCAAGGTCAAGGTGGGCGTGGTTGGCGAAATTTACGTCAAGTACAGCCCGCTGGGCAACAACGACCTGCAGAAGTTCCTGGAAAGTCAGGACTGCGAGGTGAACTTCCCGGGCCTGATGGGCTTTGTGCAGTACTGCGCCTTTAACATGGGCGAGGACCACGTCCTGTACGGCGGCAAACTGGCGGTGAAGATCGGCATTGACCAGTTCCTGAACTGGCTGGACAGCATCGAGCGCGCCATGCTCAAGGCTGAGGCCGATGCCGGCTTCTACGCCCCCGGCCCCTTCAAGGAGCTGGTGGAAAAGCCCAAGGGCATCATTTCGCTGGGTGCCAAGATGGGCGAGGGCTGGCTGCTGACTGCCGAGATGATCGAGCTGGTGCAGGGCGGCTACGGCAACATCGTGTGTGCCCAGCCCTTCGGCTGCCTGCCCAACCACATCGTGGGCAAGGGCATGGTGAACAAGATCCGCGCCCTGTACCCCAGTGCCAACATCACCCCCATCGATTACGACCCCAGCGCCACCAAGGTCAATCAGGAGAACCGCATCAAGCTGATGCTGGCAGTGGCCAAAGAGCGCCTGAATGCCCCGGTGGAGGCAAAGCCTCTGACGGCAGAGGAGATCGCAGGCGGCGCACCCAAAGTCGGCGCAGCGGTCTGATGTTCTAAAGCGGAGAATACCGAAATGCAAAAAGCCCGTCCGGGCGTAAAACTCGGACGGGCTTTCATCATGCCTTGAGAAAAATCAATGCAGGAGAGATCACTTCTGATTCTTCATGTAGATGTGGTGGGGCAGACCGGCAATGTACAGCGGGGTCAGCTCGGCCTGGATCAGCGGGCGGGCATAAGCCAGAAACTCATCGGTCATCTGGGTGTGGTTGGCGTTCATCCAGCTCAGCGGCACCTTCTTTTCGAGATTTGCAACCTCGCTGATGGGGTGCAGCTCGGTGGTGCACTGGTACGGGCTGTTGGAGATGCGCTTCAGGGCCACCATCTGGCCGGTAACGCCCTCAAAGGCCGCCTTGGCGGCAGCACCGCCCACCTGATAGGCTTCGGTGATGTCGGTGCGGCTGGTCAGATGGCCTGCGCAGCGCTGCAGGGTGGAAAGCTCGATGCAGCGGGTCTTTGTGTCCAGATTGCGGGCCACCACATTTGCCAGATACCGTGCGGTGCCGGTCAGGGCCTTATGGCCGAAAGCGTCCACTGCGTGCACATCGTCGGCCAGCTCACAGACGTAGCGGCCATCTTCCAGCTTCACGCCTTCGGAAACGGCGATCACGATGCTGGGCTTCTTCTCCTGCATCACGCGCACCTTCTCAATGAAGTGTTCCACATTGAAGGGCACTTCGGGCAGGCAGATCATGTCCACACCCTCGCAGTCGTCACTCTTTGCCAGAGCGGCGGCAGCGGTCAGCCAGCCGGCGTTGCGGCCCATGATCTCCACCACGGTGACGTACTTGGTGCCGTACACGGTGGCGTCGCGGATGATCTCCTTCATCACCACGCCGATGTACTTGGCAGCAGAGCCGTAGCCGGGGGTGTGGTCGGTGACCATCAGGTCGTTGTCGATGGTCTTGGGCACGCCCATAAAGCGAATGTCGCTCTGGATGCGCTCGCCGTACTCGGCCAGCTTGCCGATGGTGTCCATGGAGTCGTTGCCGCCGATGTAGAAGAAGTAGCCGATGTTCAGCTTTTCCAGAATGGCGAACAGCTTTTTGTAGACGGTCTCGTCCTCATGCCAGTCCGGCAGCTTGTAGCGGCAGCTGCCGAGGAAGCTGGACGGGGTGCGCT
Above is a genomic segment from Faecalibacterium taiwanense containing:
- a CDS encoding HAMP domain-containing sensor histidine kinase; the encoded protein is MEQMRQNEAGALTAQAIPQKDVEQACFHALGLIGRNCEYLDQHLAHVGADQQTRQAVNDISAASARLDRTVNEVMSLLDFLRTEEDPRLYPLDLCQLLQQVAAQADMVQAQLGVELTLDYGGWTACRVMADRNDAELLCLHLLSNALRACSAGGKVRLMLRRSESFWQLTVMDNGCGLPEAGEDTWLENRRCFLGGAKLGLLLCRECCRRMGWGLRVERAPEKGTQAVVTIPLCTDRIMEPTVELHTGGDTAQAQQHQYQLRNMLVRELRTMPERGDPDEL
- a CDS encoding acyl-CoA dehydratase activase, which produces MRVGLDIGSTTIKCVVLDEHDALLYSTYERHYSHILEKAQELLRRIDAEQLHGQKALLSISGSAGMGLADSCGVPFVQEVFSTRVAVKRFVPATDCVIELGGEDAKILFLTNGTEVRMNGSCAGGTGAFIDQMATLLKMGADEMNKAAENAQRTYTIASRCGVFAKSDVQPLINQGARTEDIAASIYKAVVNQTIAGLAQGRPIKGNILYLGGPLTFSSVLRKSFDEALNVTGICPENSLLYVALGAALYADKAFVLSEVADALDQYAATATYASEPPLFASKEEYEAFHARHMSHSVPRVPFSAQCGPVHIGIDSGSTTVKLVVVDEKSQILYTNYQPNLGNPLPLIREQLLKIYKEHPGLQVASVTTTGYGEELVKNAFRCDYGLVETVAHFTAAKYFMPDVDFIIDIGGQDMKCFKIEDGAISNIFLNEACSSGCGSFLQTFAQALGYDVKKFASLGLFADRPVDLGSRCTVFMNSSVKQAQKDGASIENISAGLSISVVKNALYKVIRASSPEELGRKIVVQGGTFYNEAVLRAFEKEMGVEVIRPDIAGLMGAYGAALFGLRQSQKAHKTASAMMNEQELEAFAQKVVSVKCGGCGNHCQLTVNTFADGRKYISGNRCDKPVTGKSADDSLNLYAYKQQLLAEYKPVAGKRGSIGIPLCLGFYELLPFWWAFWTKLGFAVHTSPVSSRGLYLAGQATIPSDTACFPAKLSHGHIKALSQMQLDAIFYPCLTYNVDEGLGDNHYNCPVVAYYPEVLAGNCPELEGTKFIYDYVGIHRPKDFVHKMAKNILPKYFGGISEKEVQAAADAAYAEYESHMAKIRVKGSEIIDEARRQGKRIIVLAGRPYHVDPEVNHGIDRLITRHGAAVVTEDSISNRVQKFPTSVLNQWTYHSRLYAAAKYCTTQKDMDLVQLVSFGCGVDAITTDETREILQEGGKLYTQLKIDEITNLGAVNIRLRSLFAALDERDEVAAEKAE
- a CDS encoding 2-hydroxyacyl-CoA dehydratase, with the translated sequence MEYNYPKFTPEMKKTHTILIPNMAITQFRLLEYALRYDGYKCEILGNCGSAVAQLGLKYVHNDTCYPALLVIGQFLDALNSGKYDLEHTALLITQTGGGCRASNYIHLLRKALVKAGYPQIPVASLNFSGLEKDSGFQMTLPLARRALACIFYGDMLCALRNQVAPYENEKGAADKMVDLWVERLGRVLLAGKGYTSKEMKHTFPLIAKDFAAIPVTRVPKVKVGVVGEIYVKYSPLGNNDLQKFLESQDCEVNFPGLMGFVQYCAFNMGEDHVLYGGKLAVKIGIDQFLNWLDSIERAMLKAEADAGFYAPGPFKELVEKPKGIISLGAKMGEGWLLTAEMIELVQGGYGNIVCAQPFGCLPNHIVGKGMVNKIRALYPSANITPIDYDPSATKVNQENRIKLMLAVAKERLNAPVEAKPLTAEEIAGGAPKVGAAV
- a CDS encoding 6-phosphofructokinase codes for the protein MGKNAIVGQSGGPTSVINASLAGVFESCKNRGAEIVYGMCNGVAGLLEERVVDLSTVLTDDLDIELLKRTPSSFLGSCRYKLPDWHEDETVYKKLFAILEKLNIGYFFYIGGNDSMDTIGKLAEYGERIQSDIRFMGVPKTIDNDLMVTDHTPGYGSAAKYIGVVMKEIIRDATVYGTKYVTVVEIMGRNAGWLTAAAALAKSDDCEGVDMICLPEVPFNVEHFIEKVRVMQEKKPSIVIAVSEGVKLEDGRYVCELADDVHAVDAFGHKALTGTARYLANVVARNLDTKTRCIELSTLQRCAGHLTSRTDITEAYQVGGAAAKAAFEGVTGQMVALKRISNSPYQCTTELHPISEVANLEKKVPLSWMNANHTQMTDEFLAYARPLIQAELTPLYIAGLPHHIYMKNQK